In the genome of Pseudomonas sp. Teo4, the window GAATACAAGTTGCACTGCTTCGCTGAATCCGGCAACGCCTACAAGGTGGCGTTGATGCTTGAGTTGACCGGCCAGGACTGGCAACCGGTGTTCGTCGACTTCTTCAACGGCCAGACGCGTGACCAGGTCTGGCGGGACGAGGTCAACGAGCAGGGCGAAGTGCCCGTTTTGGAGCACGCTGGCCAGACGTTTACCCAATCGGCCCTGATTCTGGACTATCTCGCCCAACACACTGGCCAGTTCGGCGGCCAGGACGAAGACGAAAAACGCGAAATCTGGCGCTGGATGCTGTTCGACAACCACAAGTTCACCAGCTACTACGCGGCGCTGCGTTTTCTGTTCTGCCTGAAGAAAACCGGCGAAACGGACGTGACCCGGTTCCTGCGCGAGCGGGCAACGGCGGCGTACAAGATCGTCGATGCGCACCTGGCCACGACCCCGTTCATGGTGGGCGCACGCCTGACCATCGCCGACCTGTCATTGGCAGGCTATGTGTTCATGCCCGAAGACACCGGTATCGCGCTTGCCGAGTTCACCCACATCGAAGCCTGGAAAGCGCGCATCAAGGCGTTGCCAGGGTGGAAGCACCCCTACGAACTGATGCCCCAGAAAGCTCCGGTCAGCCACTGATCGCAGGCTGTGCGCCGGTCACTTCGGTTACCGCTTGCGGGGTGGCGGCGCGCAGGATCACCCGCCGACGCTGTTCGTACTCATCCATCGACAGGCCTTGGCGTTGCAGGCCCTCCAGCTGCAATTGCAGGGTTTCCTGCGCAGTGTATGGGCGCAGTTCGGGGTGGTTGGCACAGCCGCTCAGCAGGGCGACGCCGAGTGTGGTGAGGGCTGCGAGCAACAGGCGGGCGGTGGTGTTCATCGAAGGGCTCCAGGACTCGGCGTTCAGGTTGGTCGAATCAATGGGGCAAGGTTATTGGCTAGTATCTCCCGATAGAAATTGCTGTTCTCGATAGTGACTATCGAGCGCATCATGGGCATTCGAGGTGTGTACAACGGCGCTTGCTTCGGGAGTGCACCATGGACCACGACACGCACATGAAACACAGGGGTGTACTTGAGCCGATAGACCGCATCACCGAGGTGATCTTCGGCCTGCTGATGGCCATGACCTTCATCGGCTCGCTGAGTGTCGCCACGGCCGGTCGCGACGATGCCCGGCTCATGCTCATCGCCGCGTTCGGCTGCAATATCGCCTGGGGGTTGGTCGATGCCGTGATCTATCTGCTGCGCACCTGGACCGAGCGGACCCGCAGCAGAAACCTGTTGATGGGTTTGCAGCAGGATGCCGATGCGCAGCAAGGCCGTGAGCAGGTGGCGGCGGCACTGCCCGAACGCATCAGCCAGGCGCTGGAAAGCGGTGAGCTGGAGATGCTCCGGCGCCGCCTGGTGGACGACGCCAGCCGGCCGATGCCACCGCGTTTGGGCCTTGATGACTTCAAAGCAGCACTGGCGACTTTTCTGCTGGTGGTCCTGGCGACCTTCCCGGTGGTGATTCCGTTTCTGCTGATAGACACAACCTCCACGGCCATACGTACCTCGCATCTGGTGGCGTTGCTGATGCTCTACCTGTCGGGCTGGTTGCTGGCGCGTTACTCCGGCGGCCGAACCCAGTTGACGGGCCTGACCCTGGCATTGGTCGGGGCGGTGCTGATCGTCTCGATCATCGCTTTGGGCGGCTAACTGGATGAAAACAGCGCCTTTGCTAACCTTATTCCACGCCATCGAAAGCTGAGATCAGTGGCTTGTACAGTCGGCTTCAACTGTCCGGCGTCGTCTCACTCGTTTCACGCGGTATGACCACATGGGGAAATGCCATGCGCATTCCAATGTTTTGTGTCGTGTCGGTGGTGCTTTGCTTCAATGCCATGCCCGGCCTCGTGCAGGCTGCAGATGTGCCTGCGCCCGACCCGGCACCGGCAACCACGCCAGTGGCAGCGAAACAAGCGGTGTTCACGCAAGAGCAACTCGACCAGATGCTCGCCCCCATCGCGCTCTACCCTGATGCGCTGCTGGCCCAGGTGCTGATGGCGGCCACTTACCCAGGCGAGGTCACCGAAGCGGTGGCCTGGTCCAAGGCCAACCCCAAGGCCCAGGGCGATGAGGCTGTGAAACAGGTGGCCAAGCAGAGCTGGGACCCGAGCGTGCAGGCGCTGGTGGCCTTTCCGCAGATGCTCGCCACGCTCGGTCAGGACCCGGTTTGGGTGCAACGCTTGGGCGATGCGTTCCTGGCGCAACCCGACGATGTCATGAACAGCGTCCAGCGCTTGCGCCATCAGGCCCAGGCCGCCGGCAACCTGCAGAGCAACCAGTACCAGAACGTGACGGTCCAGGCGGCGCCGGCACCCAGTGGCGGGAGCAAGTCGAGTGCACCGGCGTCCAGCTCATCGTCCACCACCATCATCATCGAGCCGGCCGACCCGCAGGTGGTCTACGTGCCCAGCTACAACCCGACCACCACCTACGGCACCTGGGCGTACCCGGCCTCGCCACCGGTCTATTACCCACCACCGCCGATGTACTACGCAGGGTCTGCCTTGATCGCCGGCTTGGCGTTCGGTGCGGGAGTGGCAATCATCGATTCAGTCTGGGGCGATTGTGACTGGGGCGACAACGATATCGACATCGACGTCAACCGCTACAACAACATCAACGCCAACAACCGCATCACCAACAACCAGAACAAATGGCAGCACAACGCCGTGCACCGTGACGGTGTGCCTTACCGCGACAACCGCAGCCGCGAGCAGTTTGGCCGGCAGCTTGACGGCGCCAACCAGCGTGCGGCGTTCCGTGGCGACGATGCCCAGCGCGCGCAGGCGCGGGAAAAGGCCCGGGCGTCGATGGACCGGGCTGGCATCGAGCGCCCGGCCACCAGCAACCGCGAGGCCCGCGACCGGGTGCGCGAAACCCAGTCGGGCAACAACAACCTGGGTAACCGGATGCAGGCACGGCAAGACGCGCCACGCGCCACCGAACGCCGGCAGGAACTGCGCAACACGCGGGATGCGGGGCAAGCCCGGCCACGTGAAGGGCAGGCCCGGCAGGCCTTGCAGAAACGTCAATCGGCCAGCGCCGGGCGCGCACGCAACAATGCCTTCGATGGGGTTCGCTCGCCTTCGCGCAGCAACCTGCAAGCCAGTCGCGGTCGGACCAGTCAATCCTTCGCCCAGCGGCCCCAAGCCTCGCGTGCAGCGGGGCATCAGATTTCCCGGCCTTCCAGTGCGGGTGGGCGCCGTGGCGGAGGAGGCCGTCGATGAACGTCAAGGCAGCGGTGCTGGCGCTGGGCCTGGCCTGGTCCTGTTTGGCCACGGCGCAACAGGCGTTCCCCACGCCGGAAAAAGCGGTGGAGGCGTTTGTCGTGGCCTTGGGCGAAACCCGCGCCGATGAAGCGCGGCTGGCGCAGTTGCTGGGGGAAGACTGGCGAACCTACGTCCCCCGCGAGGGCGTGCAACGCAGCGATGTCGATGCGTTCTTGCAGCAGTACCACGAGCAGCACACTTTCGAGGCGCAAGGTGAGCGTAAAACCATTCTGGCGGTGGGCAACGAGCACTGGACCTTGCCTATCCCATTGGTAAAGGACTCGCAGGGTTGGCGGTTCGACCTCAAGGCCGGCAGTGCCGAAATCCGTGCCCGGCGTATTGGCCGCAATGAACTGGCTGCGTTGCAGTCGGTGCTGGCGTACCACGACGCACAGATGGATTACGCCTCCCAGGACCGCAACGGCAACGGTGCGCTGGAATACGCGCAGAAAATCTTCAGCACCCCGGGCAAGCATGATGGGCTGTTCTGGGAAGACGAGGACGATGGCCAGGTCAGCCCGCTGGGCCCACTGTTCGGCAATGACGTGGTGGGTGACGACTGGTACGGCTATCACTTTCGCATTCTCGACGCTCAGGGGCCTTCGGCTCCGGGCGGTGCCTACAGCTACCTGATCGGCAACCAGATGAGCCGGGGCTTTGCCCTGGTCGCCTGGCCTGCGAAGTACAACGACACCGGCGTGATGAGCTTCATGATCAGCCATGACGGCCAGGTGTTCGAGAAAGACCTCGGGCCGAACGGGGAGTCAGTGGCCAAGGCCATGAAACGCTTCGACCCGGACGACAGCTGGCAGGCGGTCGATGAAGACATGGGCGGCTGACGGTTCAACGTTTGGCGCGTCCTTGCGCCTGGGGCCTCAGTGCACGCGGCCAGCGCGGACCTCGCGGGCGGTGCAGCCGAACTGCTGACGGAAAGCCCGGGTGAACTGGGCCTGGTCGGCAAAACCCCAGCGAAACGCCAGTTCACCGATCGACATCAGGCAATGCGGGTCGCGCAATTGGCGGTGCACCGCCTCCAGGCGTTGCTGGCGCACCCATTCGCCGAGGGTGTAAGGGGTGGAGGCAAACAGCTTGTGCAGGTAACGCAGCGAAAGGCCGCAGGCGGTGGCGATGGCTTGCGGGGTAAGGTCAGGGTCGCCCAGGTGCTGGCGCACGTAATGCTCGACCCGTGACAGGTGCAGTGTACTCAGGTTGGAGCCTTCGCTACCCAGCACCCGTTCATCCTGTTGCAGGGCCAGCACCAGGGTCGACACCGCTTGCTCCAGCAGCAGATGGCGAGCCGCGTCAGGGCTTGAGTCGAAGTGCCGGGCGCACAGGTCCAGTTGTTCGACGAAGATGCGCCCCAAGCCTTGGTTGGCGTCGAAACAGAAGCGCGTGTAACGCTGGTGCCCGCGCAGGTGGCCCATGAATGCTCGTTCCGGCAGCTTCAGCACCCACAGGTCGTTTTGCGCACCGTAGTGGAAGCGGTACGGGGCGTCACCGCGCTCGACGATGAACCCGCCGGGGCTGCAGCTGAGCTGGTGGCCACCCTGTTCGAAGTGCACGTCGCAGCGGCTGGGCACCGTCACCAGGTAGAACGCGTCCTGGTCCTGCCCAACTTGCGCCTTGCTGCGCGAATAGCCCAGCTGGCTGGAGCGCAGGCGCGACAGGCTGAAGGGCGTGCTGGGTGTGCTCCAGCGTTGTAGGTGGCCATCGAACGGCTGGTCGCCGGCAAATTGCAGGCTCAACGGGAAGTAGGTGTCGCTGATGGCATCGGCCCAGCGCGCCTGGCGCTCGGGCTGCGCCCAGCTGTGGGTCGAAAGTTCCGTGGGCATGTCGGGTCCTTTTTCAAAGAGGGCAGCATTGAAAAAAGGAACTGCAAGCAAGCTACTCAAGCAGCTCTTGTTATTGTGCAAACGGCCCGGCAGCGCAATGCTGCCGGGCCGGTACCACGCCGATGATGGGAGTGGGCGAGCGACTTATCAAGCGCCGCGCGTCACGCGGTAGGTGGCCGACGGTTCGAGGCGCGCCTGCCAACCCGGCGGCACCACGATGTTGGTGGTGTCTTCTTCGATCACGCAGGGGCCGTGCACGGTCTGCCCGGGCAGCAGACGATTGCCGTTGAACACCGCGGTGGACTGCCAGTCGCCCTCGGCGCTGAACAGCATTGGCCGCAGGCTGTCAGGCACTGGCGCTGGCGGTTGTGCCGGGCCATGCAGCTCGGGTTGCGGCGGGCGCGGCAGGTGGCCGATCACCGAGCACTCCAGGTTGACCAGCTCCACCGGGCTTTGCGGCTCACTGTAGGAGTAGAGGGTCTGGTGGCGCTGGTGGAACGACGCGATCAGCTCGGCCAGGCCGGCACTGTCCAGGGCATGGCGTTCCAGCTCCACGCTGCACTCGTGGATTTGCCCCAGGTAGCGCATCTCCAGGGTGTAGTGGCAACTGCTGGCCTGGTCGCCGAAGCCGTCCTCGCGCAGGTTGGCCATGCCTTGCTGGCGCAGTTCGGCCAGGGCGTGGTTGAGCTGTTCGAGGTTCACATGCCCGGCGTCCAGGCGCATCGACAGGCTGGTGAGCTGGTCGTAACGCACATCCGAGAGTATCTGGCCGAAGGCGCACAGGCCCGAGGCCACCTTGGGGATCAGCACGGTGTGCATGCCGATTTCCTCGGCCAGGCGCACCACGTGCATGCCCGCCGCGCCACCGGCACCGATCAGGGCGAAGTCGCGGGGGTCATGGCCGCGTTCGATGGACACGCGGCGGATGCCGTTGACCATGTTCAGGTTGACCAGGGTGGTGATGCCGAAAGCTGCACGTTCGACACTGATACCCAGCGGGTCGGCGATCTTGCTGCGAATGGCATCCAGAGATGCCTGGCGGTTCAGGCGAATGCTGCCACCGAGCAGCGCGCCATCGGGCAGGTAGCCCAAGGCCAGGTTGGCGTCGGTCACCGTCGGCTCGGTGCCACCCTTGCCGTAGCACACTGGCCCCGGTTTAGCGCCGGCACTGCGCGGGCCGACCTGGAGCATGCCGAACTCATCGAGGTGGGCGATCGAGCCGCCGCCAGCGCCGAGGGTTTCCACCTGGATCATCGGCACGCCGATGCGCTGGCGCAGGAAGTCCACGTCCTTGCTGAAGTTGGTGCGTCCGGCGTTGGTCAGGGTGATGTCGAACGAGGTGCCGCCCATGTCCACGGTGATGACATTGTCGATGCCGAAGGGGCGGGCCACCGCCAACCCGGCCTGTGGCGCCGACGCCGGGCCTGAGTTGATCGCGTTCACTGCACGCTCGCGCATCAGGTGCCCCGGCGCCAGGCCACCGTTGGACTGGAAGTAGCGAACCGGCTGTTGCGCGCCCAGTTCTTCGAACAGTGCATCGATGCGCTGTACATAGCGCGCCATCACCGGGCTCAGGTAGGCGTTGACCACGGTGGTGGAGGTGCGGGTGTATTCGCGGATCTGCGGGAACACCTCGACACCGGTGCAGACGAACACGCCGGGCAGGGCGGCGCGCACCAGTTCGGCGGCACGCTGCTCATGGCTGGGGTTACGCACCGACCACAGGAAGGAAATGGCCACGGCCTCCACCCCTTCGGCGCGGAAGTATTCGATGGCGTCATGCACCGCGCGCTCGTCCAGCGGGCTGTGCTCGCGGCCGTCGCCGAGCATGCGCCCGCCAATGGGGCGGCGCAGGTGGCGTGGCGCGAGCATGTAGGCAGGTGGGTAGTGGGCGTCGTAGCGGTAGCCTTCTTCCTTATGGCCAAGGCGGATTTCCAGGCTGTCTTCATGGCCCTCGGTGCACAGCAGGCCGACCTTCACGCCGGTGTGCTCGATCAGTGCGTTGAGGGCGACGGTGGTGCCGTTGATGCACAGGTCGCAGTTGGCGATCAGCTCGGCTGGCGAGCGACCGGTGGCATCGGCGATCTGGGCCAGGCCGGCGCGGATCGCCAAGGTGCCATC includes:
- a CDS encoding helix-turn-helix domain-containing protein; translated protein: MPTELSTHSWAQPERQARWADAISDTYFPLSLQFAGDQPFDGHLQRWSTPSTPFSLSRLRSSQLGYSRSKAQVGQDQDAFYLVTVPSRCDVHFEQGGHQLSCSPGGFIVERGDAPYRFHYGAQNDLWVLKLPERAFMGHLRGHQRYTRFCFDANQGLGRIFVEQLDLCARHFDSSPDAARHLLLEQAVSTLVLALQQDERVLGSEGSNLSTLHLSRVEHYVRQHLGDPDLTPQAIATACGLSLRYLHKLFASTPYTLGEWVRQQRLEAVHRQLRDPHCLMSIGELAFRWGFADQAQFTRAFRQQFGCTAREVRAGRVH
- a CDS encoding VIT1/CCC1 transporter family protein; the encoded protein is MDHDTHMKHRGVLEPIDRITEVIFGLLMAMTFIGSLSVATAGRDDARLMLIAAFGCNIAWGLVDAVIYLLRTWTERTRSRNLLMGLQQDADAQQGREQVAAALPERISQALESGELEMLRRRLVDDASRPMPPRLGLDDFKAALATFLLVVLATFPVVIPFLLIDTTSTAIRTSHLVALLMLYLSGWLLARYSGGRTQLTGLTLALVGAVLIVSIIALGG
- a CDS encoding DUF3300 domain-containing protein translates to MRIPMFCVVSVVLCFNAMPGLVQAADVPAPDPAPATTPVAAKQAVFTQEQLDQMLAPIALYPDALLAQVLMAATYPGEVTEAVAWSKANPKAQGDEAVKQVAKQSWDPSVQALVAFPQMLATLGQDPVWVQRLGDAFLAQPDDVMNSVQRLRHQAQAAGNLQSNQYQNVTVQAAPAPSGGSKSSAPASSSSSTTIIIEPADPQVVYVPSYNPTTTYGTWAYPASPPVYYPPPPMYYAGSALIAGLAFGAGVAIIDSVWGDCDWGDNDIDIDVNRYNNINANNRITNNQNKWQHNAVHRDGVPYRDNRSREQFGRQLDGANQRAAFRGDDAQRAQAREKARASMDRAGIERPATSNREARDRVRETQSGNNNLGNRMQARQDAPRATERRQELRNTRDAGQARPREGQARQALQKRQSASAGRARNNAFDGVRSPSRSNLQASRGRTSQSFAQRPQASRAAGHQISRPSSAGGRRGGGGRR
- a CDS encoding glutathione S-transferase, which gives rise to MSEYKLHCFAESGNAYKVALMLELTGQDWQPVFVDFFNGQTRDQVWRDEVNEQGEVPVLEHAGQTFTQSALILDYLAQHTGQFGGQDEDEKREIWRWMLFDNHKFTSYYAALRFLFCLKKTGETDVTRFLRERATAAYKIVDAHLATTPFMVGARLTIADLSLAGYVFMPEDTGIALAEFTHIEAWKARIKALPGWKHPYELMPQKAPVSH
- a CDS encoding hydantoinase/oxoprolinase family protein; the encoded protein is MRNQYRLGIDAGGTFTDFILADRDGGVQLFKAPSTPQDGTLAIRAGLAQIADATGRSPAELIANCDLCINGTTVALNALIEHTGVKVGLLCTEGHEDSLEIRLGHKEEGYRYDAHYPPAYMLAPRHLRRPIGGRMLGDGREHSPLDERAVHDAIEYFRAEGVEAVAISFLWSVRNPSHEQRAAELVRAALPGVFVCTGVEVFPQIREYTRTSTTVVNAYLSPVMARYVQRIDALFEELGAQQPVRYFQSNGGLAPGHLMRERAVNAINSGPASAPQAGLAVARPFGIDNVITVDMGGTSFDITLTNAGRTNFSKDVDFLRQRIGVPMIQVETLGAGGGSIAHLDEFGMLQVGPRSAGAKPGPVCYGKGGTEPTVTDANLALGYLPDGALLGGSIRLNRQASLDAIRSKIADPLGISVERAAFGITTLVNLNMVNGIRRVSIERGHDPRDFALIGAGGAAGMHVVRLAEEIGMHTVLIPKVASGLCAFGQILSDVRYDQLTSLSMRLDAGHVNLEQLNHALAELRQQGMANLREDGFGDQASSCHYTLEMRYLGQIHECSVELERHALDSAGLAELIASFHQRHQTLYSYSEPQSPVELVNLECSVIGHLPRPPQPELHGPAQPPAPVPDSLRPMLFSAEGDWQSTAVFNGNRLLPGQTVHGPCVIEEDTTNIVVPPGWQARLEPSATYRVTRGA
- a CDS encoding DUF2950 domain-containing protein, whose amino-acid sequence is MNVKAAVLALGLAWSCLATAQQAFPTPEKAVEAFVVALGETRADEARLAQLLGEDWRTYVPREGVQRSDVDAFLQQYHEQHTFEAQGERKTILAVGNEHWTLPIPLVKDSQGWRFDLKAGSAEIRARRIGRNELAALQSVLAYHDAQMDYASQDRNGNGALEYAQKIFSTPGKHDGLFWEDEDDGQVSPLGPLFGNDVVGDDWYGYHFRILDAQGPSAPGGAYSYLIGNQMSRGFALVAWPAKYNDTGVMSFMISHDGQVFEKDLGPNGESVAKAMKRFDPDDSWQAVDEDMGG